Proteins encoded together in one Microcaecilia unicolor chromosome 3, aMicUni1.1, whole genome shotgun sequence window:
- the SOD2 gene encoding LOW QUALITY PROTEIN: superoxide dismutase [Mn], mitochondrial (The sequence of the model RefSeq protein was modified relative to this genomic sequence to represent the inferred CDS: deleted 2 bases in 2 codons), which yields MITMLCRLRVPGRNGTKLVATLGCLASRQKHTLPDLPYDYGALQPHINAEIMQLHHSKHHAAYVNNLNIAEEKYAEALAKGDVTTQVALQPSLRFNGGGHINHSIFWTNLSPSGDREPKGALLEAIKRDFGSFEKFKEKLTALSVGVQGSGWGWLGYNKDADRLQLTACSNQDPLQGTTGLIPLLGIDVWEHAYYLQYKNVRPDYLKAIWNVISWENVAERYAAYKK from the exons ATGATCACCATGTTGTGCAGGCTGCGGGTTCCTGGCAG AAATGGTACTAAACTGGTGGCAACTCTTGGATGCCTGGCCTCCAGACAGAAGCACACCCTCCCAGACTTGCCTTATGACTATGGGGCACTGCAGCCCCACATTAATGCAGAGATT ATGCAGTTACATCACAGCAAGCACCATGCTGCTTACGTAAACAACTTA AATATTGCAGAGGAGAAGTATGCAGAAGCACTGGCTAAAG GTGATGTTACAACTCAGGTGGCCCTTCAACCTTCACTGAGGTTCAATGGAGGTGGCCACATCAATCACAGTATATTTTGGACAAACCTTTCCCCGAGTGGAGACAGGGAGCCAAAAG GGGCACTCTTGGAAGCTATTAAGCGTGACTTTGGTTCTTTTGAGAAGTTCAAGGAGAAGCTGACTGCATTATCAGTTGGTGTTCAAGGCTCAGGCTGGGGGTGGCTTGGCTATAACAAAGATGCCGATCGCTTGCAACTCACTGCTTGTTCCAACCAGGATCCATTACAGGGAACAACAG GTCTTATTCCCTTGCTGGGTATTGATGTGTGGGAACACGCTTATTACCTCCAGTATAAGAATGTCAGACCTGACTATCTAAAAGCTATCTGGAATGTGATCAGCTGGGAGAATGTGGCCGAGAGATATGCAGCTTACAAGAAATAA